The DNA segment gtagaagttggagtagccatgaaattcgcctgaggccactgtgatggagcagGGAGCCTGGGGCGAGATCGACAAACTTTCGCAGAGtatccgactttatcacatagttggcaaacgactcgttggtggcttgtgaagtcaggacgcgacgactgaggattatgaaagttaccaccttgatatggatgAGGGGGGTTTGGTCTGGGCGCCATAGGGCTGGGAGGTAGCTTAGCCAGaccgttgttgacgtgcttattgtattggttgctcttcctcttgaatttttgattgacctgagctgtaataggtggtccgggcaacatatcatcacgcttcaaatatgtctcatagtcgatcaacttgtcataaagttcttcgaatgatattggtgagtcacgtgcccgaagAGCTGCTgccagttctttgtactcgcctcctaggccattgagggtatggattaggacttcttcatcactgagagaatgacctatcaaagccaagtcatcgatgataactttgatagtttgtagataatcagcaatagtacttccctcttgttttgttttcatcagattggagagaagtccgagcatgcgagtacgtgagcgatttgccaaagttgtttgtaacttgcaccatgcttctacaGCAGTCGTATATGAGGATATCAGCGAGGCAATGGTTCtagcaacggaagcttgaatagcttggaggatgaggcgatcttgacgtaaccatagtttgtgggctggatttggcactagACTGGGTTCGCTTGGGATGTTGACCATGTCAGGTGGACACGAgagagagccatcaatgtaacctaggagatcataaccaaatagaagattagaaagttgtgcccgccaagatgcgtagttaccgcctttggataatttgaagggaatgagtgctgcagcattgatggtgataagatttTGAGAAGTATTGAGAATCCCTGCAGAAACAGGGATAAGAATATCGGAaggggaaaatgaagacatcccagatattttgtggcggtTTAAGTgataagatgtaaagatataggagggagagaggaggagaaaagcagatcaATGCGCTGCAGAGGAGGCTGAAGCGCGATGCAGAATGTAGGAGAGATTGTTGCAACGAGGTGGGagaaatctctgcagcttgcaACGATTTCTGCAGTctggagaaatctgcaaggttggagatagttgcagtaatgcagtgttggagtttggtggccggaagagcGACGGAGTTGTtagcggaagacttcggttggcaagggagcagcagccggcggtagaaacaaaggccgtGACTATGCTTCCTTTAGGAGCGTTGCCCACggatctgatattagcagccgcaagtgctgcagtaggctgTAGTGAATGGCTATGGCTGAGGGGCGGAGACGTCGCCACGAGAGAGATGGTagagcggctgcgacccaaggggaggcggtggACTCCAGTCGGTAAGCAGTTGTGAGGAGTCAAACAGCGAGAAaagggcttgctctaggcaaactgctctgataccatgataagaattaaatgaagaagatagaaagatagaaattgtaagagaaactatgaaatgtataagatgtaattggctAATAcatttgatagtgagctcttgacaTCTATTTATACAGACTcagcagggaggttatacacattcagcagggAGGATTTTTCTGAACtatttagagatttcctcaactaccttgaggaaatcttatctacttatcacatataacattgagGAAGTCAtcttctatgtacttcacgtagtgtgtGATCTTATCCTCACTTGTCCCTTCCTCGGGCATGGGCATCAATATGTCAAGGAtatacatgattttctctattGTAAAAATGATTATACTACAATTTGACTCTCATTGtatagatctattgatattacaatatatgcaacatgctatataaaatgagaaaataataataataataataagcaaaaagactgcatagtgtgtcatcactcacgtaattgactTGTAGGGTATCTATAACTAGCatatatcctcctctctagtggtgctcCACATGACAAATGAAGCGGCAACACTCCTCCTTTTGTAGCGTGAATCCTCATAGTTTTCACGCACCACCTTGTAGCGATGATCAAGAAGGCCAACCCCTTCTTGCTGtcctctcgtaaggttggctatcattctcgatgaccgattgtgctatatTTGGATCttgatctataagtctggtatcaaagaataaagGACTCATACAaggtatccttggtgtctcaagtctaaggactagacatATAACTAGGACTACGAAACTCTTGTCTTATAATGAGGTATCATAAACCATCGAGCATTCCATAAACgaatcaattaatgaactcattctctaatgaataCCTACAATATACCCCTAATGTCCCgtacgagcaactataagactagccacatccatcatatgaatgagtaCATAGCACAtcggtctgtctggttatcttgatatcttctttgagtaacctatgatcgggaacttttaggatctgtgtttataggtgaattagtctcattatcatgatctcattatgattcaattctcattgcacaatccaacgacatcataatatatgtaacaagcaacataaagtaagatagtgtcaataataataataagcaaaaagattatgcagTGTCTCACACATGTCATCATTCACATGATTAATTTGTAGGACACCTACGACTAGCATTATAAATAAGTGGTAGGATGAATAAGATAGAAAAGCAGATCGACAATGCCGATGAATTATTcatgcataataaataaaaattgattaaTTCTTTTTCACGAGCGAAAAGAGCTAACAAATAGAACTAAAGTATTTTATTTCAGAaccatggctttgataccaattgtaagcataaaaactataatataatattattatataaaaaaaatttaatatcaaaatataaaatccaataataatatatctaaatttatgaTGTATACTGATATTTAGAAAGCTTTTATCTTATCTACGAACATGCCATTCTCAAATTTGAAAGCTATAGGATATCGATTTACAAGAAGAACTAgatttatctttttctcttttcttaataTTCACAGGACTACTAAGAGTGATAGATTTAAGGACAGAATGGGATATGAAAGAAGATTTGTAATTTCTTATTAGCTGGTTCATGTGACTTAAAGGAAGATatgagagaagatctataatctcttaATAATGTAGcgtatttatatatatgcatatcctATCTATTTATATGCGAGAGGGTATAAGATAGTGAGTAgagtccctcccatcaaaatatctcataaaaaaaatttcataattaaattttctttctattgactaataaatataatcaaaatttaatcatatcaataattatataattataattagataggatctattttcaaattcgaatggTCCTATCTTTTTTTTTGGATTGTGAAGTAAGATCTTATCGAGCATCAAAACAAGATTTTATCGAGCATCTTTGTACTTGCCTTTTTATACACGTTTATATTATTTGGTGATTGAGCTGAAACCGATATGGCTTCTTTTCCCAAATTCTCTATCAAATCCATCGCCAGACACACCCCACTGTTCCATTTCAGAACCCTCGTTGTCTCTCCTCCCAACCAATCTCAACGATGCTATTACTACCACTTCTCCCACCGCACCCTTTTCCTTCACCTGCGGTCGTCTCGCAGCCTAGACGAGGCCATCAAGCTCCACGCCCTCATGGTCCTCCATGGTTACCTAAGCCACAGTCCGGTGCTGGGTGCACAGCTTGTGCACTCGTATGTCAGCTTTGGTCGCCATCAGGAGGCCCTGACTGTTTTCCACCACCTGCCCAGAAGGAATTCCTTCGCCTGGAACTCCATCATCAAAGGTTCGGTCACCTCTGGTCGCTTCGATGAAGCATTAGCATCCTATCATGACATGATCAGCCATGGCTTGGATGCCGACCATTTCACGTACCCGTTTGTTCTAAAGGCTTGCGCGGAACTGTCGGATCTCGAGCAGGGGAGACAGATTGGAGAGTCGATCAAACTCGACGCAAGAACCAACAGCTACGTGCAATGCGCTCTCATTGACATGTTTGCTAAGTGCGGCAGCTTAAGCGAGGCCCGAAGGGTGTTCGAGGATATGCCGATGAGAGATTTGGTTTCGTGGGGTGCAATGATTTGTGGAACCATGCAAAACGGTGACTGGTTGGAGGCGTTGAATCTGTTCAGGAGGATGAGGAGGGAAGGTTTTAGTCTCGATTCTGTCGTGGTAGCAACTGTTATTCCGGCATGCAGTAGACTAGGAGCTATGCAGATAGGAATGGGACTCCAGGGGTGCTCTATAAAGAGTGGATTGAGTGATGATCTCTGTGTTTCCAACGCTCTGATTGACATGTATGCAAAATGTGGACAGACGAAAACAGCTTGTCGACTATTTCAGCTTTTGGCCCTCAAAGATGTTATCTCATGGAGTAGCTTAATTGCAGGGTACTCACAGAATTGTGAATATGCCGAGTGCTTGGAGTTGTTTACCGAGATGCTGAGATCAAGAATAAAACCGAGCTCAGTGACTGTAGCTAGTGTTCTTCCTAGCATATCTGAACTGAAGACCTTCAAAAAAGGAAGAGAGGTTCACGGTTATGTTGTAAGATGTGGGTTTGAGTTCGATATCTACATTGCAACGGCATTAGTTGATTTCTATTGCAAAAGTGGATTGTTGAGAGAAGCACAGTATATCTTTGAAAACCTGTCAGATTCAGATATCACCATATGGAACTCTATGATTGCAGGATATGTCCTCGATGGTGACGTACATTCTGCCTTCCAGACATTGCGAAGAATCCATAGATCTGGACTAAGGCCCAATTATGTAACAGTTGTTACTGTCCTTCCACTCTGCAATCGCTTTGTGATGCTCAACCATGGCAAAGAACTACATGGCTATGTGACTAGAGGTGGATTATCTTCTGTGGTCTCTGTGAATAATTCATTGATAGACATGTATTGCAAGTGTGGCTGTCTCGAACATGGGAAGAAGGTTTACACACAGATGATAAACAGGGACATTGTTACTTATAACACTATAATTGCTGCTCTTGGGATGCATGGTCATGGGAATCAGGCAGTAATGTTCTTTGATCATATGAAGAAAGAAAGAATCAACCCAGACAGAGTGACATTTATAGCACTGCTATCAGCTTGTAGCCATGCTGGCTTCATTGAC comes from the Musa acuminata AAA Group cultivar baxijiao chromosome BXJ2-8, Cavendish_Baxijiao_AAA, whole genome shotgun sequence genome and includes:
- the LOC135619245 gene encoding pentatricopeptide repeat-containing protein At3g16610-like — translated: MASFPKFSIKSIARHTPLFHFRTLVVSPPNQSQRCYYYHFSHRTLFLHLRSSRSLDEAIKLHALMVLHGYLSHSPVLGAQLVHSYVSFGRHQEALTVFHHLPRRNSFAWNSIIKGSVTSGRFDEALASYHDMISHGLDADHFTYPFVLKACAELSDLEQGRQIGESIKLDARTNSYVQCALIDMFAKCGSLSEARRVFEDMPMRDLVSWGAMICGTMQNGDWLEALNLFRRMRREGFSLDSVVVATVIPACSRLGAMQIGMGLQGCSIKSGLSDDLCVSNALIDMYAKCGQTKTACRLFQLLALKDVISWSSLIAGYSQNCEYAECLELFTEMLRSRIKPSSVTVASVLPSISELKTFKKGREVHGYVVRCGFEFDIYIATALVDFYCKSGLLREAQYIFENLSDSDITIWNSMIAGYVLDGDVHSAFQTLRRIHRSGLRPNYVTVVTVLPLCNRFVMLNHGKELHGYVTRGGLSSVVSVNNSLIDMYCKCGCLEHGKKVYTQMINRDIVTYNTIIAALGMHGHGNQAVMFFDHMKKERINPDRVTFIALLSACSHAGFIDRGFSYYNSMTEDYGILPDMEHYSCMVDLYARSGYLDDAWEFIKSMPVDPDIDVLGSLLSACRTYKRIDLAEFISSRIFEKKPEDPGYYVLLSNIYAAVGRWADVKKVRAMIKDKGLMKKPGNSWVQVGQCIHSFLAKDKAYIEHGMLQDILRILSQEMSEEGYIPDLISLAEDDNIHEHIN